In Gossypium arboreum isolate Shixiya-1 chromosome 3, ASM2569848v2, whole genome shotgun sequence, the sequence CAGATCTGGTGGCAATGACGTGAAAGCTCTCCAATCTTGAAGCATAATTTTGAGATCATGAAGCTTGCTATCCATACCATAACAGCAATTTGCATGCATTGTGCATACtaaattcaaatctttactaGGTTCACAAAGACCACCAAAATAAGCAGTATCcaaaaatttaatctttaatCCGATATCTGAGATTAAAGGATCAAACTTGATCTTATTGAAAACATCCTGATCGTGGTATCCAGGATAAGTTTCATGTGAAGCATACCAGAATTTGTAGAATGCTATTGACCGGTTATTAGACTTTACATAGTTAAATCCCCCATTGGGCATGTTATTCAGATCATCAGGATCGCCAAAAAAATGGTCACATGCAATCTGGAAATCAGCATCTGGAAAGAACTGCAGAAATGGATCCCTAAACCACATGATATCGGTGTCCTGGAGATTAACCAAAGAAAAAGGCATTAAACATGCAGATAATCATTTTCACAGGATTCACTAGATTTGGATAAGATCCATAAACATAACTGAGAAAAGCTATTACCAAGTGAGACAAGACTGCATCTAAGTGGAAACAATTGTAGTCAACCCAACTATCCCTGCTATCTTTCTACCCCCTTTATGTATCAACATGTTAGACGAGACCATCTCTTAAGTTTTCCTATTTCTACAGACTAACATAAATAGTGATACATTTCAAAACAGACTGATCAAGACACAGTGAAACAAAACTCTGCAGGAACAGAGAGAAGAACACTCTTGTTAGTGCAAAATATTGTCAGTACTCAAGAAGACAAAGACCATTATCCTGTTTTGACATTTAAACAGTAATCTACAAAGTTATAAGGCGCTAGGATTCACTTTTAATTTATTATGTTACATAGACAGTAAAATGTGCGTTCTTCAGAAAATCGTAAATGAAGACTAATCTTTTAGCAGAAAGGAGTATTCCTGGACAAAAAATCCCTGCATTTTGTAGCTCTAAAGGAAAATATAGAgagtttaatatattattttttgatttttcatTATGCATTTCCTGCAATGATTAAAGCTGCAGCACTGCTCACAAGCTCATATGGTGTGCATCCTTCAGCAACAACAGGTTTTCTTCTGATTATTTGACCAGTGAAAGCTTCCAATACTGCTTAAACTACTAAAATACATTCTAAACGCAAGaatttgttttcaaaaattttcattcataaaAGAATGCATCTTGCTTCTTGTATTCGTTGACTGTGTTTTAAAAAGAAAGTATGCACCATGATAACAATGAATCTTTCAGTTAGATATCAAGCATCATCAGTTCTAAAATAAAAACAGTCAAGTCAATCTCAAATTGGACAAGCTTGGTCAAAATAATGATATCAAGTTTCCcaaataaagaaaaggaaaataccGTGAAAACAAAATCATAACCCAACTCAAGCACAGAACGCAGGAAATCAATCCTTCTCCACATCATCTTCAAGTAGTTTGGGGTCATAAAATATGCTTCCTCTTGAAAATCAACATCCCTGGTGACAAGAGAAAAGCAATGCTTATGTACTGCTTGACAACGATTATATGCCTTTTTATCCAGGGCAATAATCACCAAATGGTCCAAAAGCCAATGTGTGCCATCTCCAAGCATAAAACTCTTAAGGAAAAGGTCAACAACTGAATTGGTACTGGCCCAGGCATCATTTAATGTCGTTAAAATAACAGTATTATTCCCCATAGAAGCATTCCCCAAAACTTCTTTAAGATGTTGCATTGGATTCTGCAGGAAAACAACTTTAAATGTAAAAACGTTCGAGGATATTCCTGGGATTGTTTTTGCAGCTAAACACTAAAAACAAAACATAGTTAGCATGTGCTATACACTAAAAACAAAACATAGTTAGCATGTCATCCTATAAGGACACTTCGATGCTTACTTTAGCACATGCAATATCTGTAAGATAAAAAGCTTAGTCTATTCAAGCTGTTCGAGTAAATTTTACTGCAGAACACAAGGGAAAAATACGGTGCACTAAACACTGAATTCATATTCAAATTACGTAGTACTATCCCAAAATCGATTGTCTAAAAGCATCAAGCCTCTAAATTCAGCAAATTTGTTAACACTTGTAAAAAATCTGCTTTccgaaaaaatataaaatacaatCCTTAGTCTCTACTAAGCACTAGTTCTATCATGCAGGGAATATCTAAACTGGATAAGCCAGTTGGATTCTTAATTTAAACCAACATGATAAATAGTTTAATAAACCAAGTAAAAATATTCCAAAACTAATTGAATTCACAACGAAATTATGCAtggaataaaaatagaaataaaaggaaaagagaaCGAACCGGAGAAGGAGAGTTATTGAGATAGGAAGGGAAAATGCGAACTAAAGTGGCAGAGGAAAGGGAAGCGGACGGAAGATGGAGGAAGCGGATGGAATCAGTAGCGGTGTAAAGCATCAAAAGGGAAAGAGTGAGGAGCGTGAAAAGGCAAGCAGCTCGGCGGATGAGCGTTGATGGTTTAGGAGGAGACATACCGGCGAAAGAGCAGTCACGGAGAGGAAGAGGACGAGGAGGAGCGAAAGGGCAGCAAGCTGAAACAGCAGTAGAAGGAGGGTACCGTCGCCTGTGATACCTTGCTAACAGTCGCGGGGACGCCATCCACCGACAACGACAATGGTTTCATTCCTTTTCCCTGATTCAGATTTTCGATTGAAGATTGAAGAGAGAGAAACATGAAACTTGGCAAAATGGGCCCTCACTCCGCACCACTACCCCAActtgaaattaattttatttcttaatgTAATCTCAGTTTTGACTGATTTTATGCTTATATTAATTAAGACTAAATGCACtcgtttatatatttttttgttttttattaagGATACCCGTAAGATTAAAAAGACTCGGGCaaatttatgtgtatatatatatatgctaaaaaaaatcatttgaggTTGAATTTCAAAAAATTTGTCGATTTATATTGTTTCGGGAAGGAAAAAAACACATCTTGTAAAGTAGTTCTTACTGATGTGGCAATGAAAATGTGTTCTGCATGAAGTGTTTTCAAGAGAGAGAATAAAAGCACTTCCTACAAGGTGAGTTTTTCACTTATATGATAGTGAAAACATGCCCTGAAGGATGCTTTTTCATTTagctaaaaattattatttttcttttttttctggcAATTAGAAATTAGAAGTTTGTAGATTTATTTTTATCTACGTTTGAGATAAACATGGTTATAGTTTTAAGGAACGTTTGCATTTACAATGGTGTCATGAAGCCATCACCCAAGAAGCCAGATCACATTGCAACTTAAAGTCTCAGTTGTTGGTGATTATACAGTCTAAGGTTGAACTGTAACTAGGGTTTCAAGTTTATAAAGGTTATGTTGTCAAAGGATGGAGCATAATTGGGGCTCCAGTTAACAATGGTTATGCAGGCACAACAACCATTTTTTCGTCGTCAGAGGAAGATACTTTATAAAACCCAAACAGATGTACCGAAAAGAAAATGCAGTGGCCTTTTAGTATAATCAAATATTTCATTTTATCCATGTCCACCAAAGGTAGTGACCCTATTATTACAACCTATGATATGAGATGAACAATACGAATTACTTGATTATACTGAAAGGCCCTTACATTTTTCTTCCTTGCACTTTTATATAGGTTTCATAAAGCATGCTCTTCTGACAAGGAGAAACTGATGTTGTGCCCGCATAACCACTGTCAACTAGGGCCCCAGATATGCTCTATCCTTTGACAACATAACCTTTATAACCTTAAAGCCCTAGTTACTCTTCAACTTAAGACAATACAATCATCGCCATCTTGGACCTCGAGTTGCAAAGTGATCTCGGTTTCTCAGGTGATAGCACCATACTCACACGACAAGTGAAATATGTAGGTTATCGAGCTCTATGACATCACCGTGAACCCAAACACAACTTAAAACTATGACTATATCTTCCTCAAAGCGAGAGAGAAGTAAACCTTAAAACCCAAAAATTTCAACacgcaagaaaaagaaaaaaacaatttAGAAGAGACTGAGATATGGGTGAGTAGGGGATGGGGCGAGGTATAAAGGGAATTTTTTTATTCCAGGATAAACTTGATTCTGGAAAATATAGAAATCACAAACTTAATAACTTCAGTATATCCACACAACTCGGGAGCATTGAAGAGAAGAGCTAATGGCTATATGGTAACTCATGCAGTGAAAACACTaaattattcatttattcattaaTTGCTCTGTAAAGTGTaagttaaatattaattattgaaGTAAGATATATTATAAAATGCAAGTCAAAATTTTAATCTATTTCCGAACCTTCTAAACAAttctttgttttttaaaaaattgtatttAACAAATAGACGAagaaaaacttaaatgaaaatgtaacatcctataaCCGGCCTGGTCACCAAGCCCGAATATCAGGATGCTGCACCACTGTCTCACATCATAAACAGTACAAATGAGCTCATTATTAAAGAAATGTCTTCCATTTTAACGTACGCGCAAGTTATGAGTCAAACTTACTCTAGTCATACGTAATACATACTAAACATACACTGAATAGTCTTATAAATATAATCAAACATGCACAGGGGTCATTTAGCAAAATTTCAAAACTGACTACGCGGGTATTGATACTGGAACATGGGCATCGATATTTTCCTTAAACAGTATCGatattgattgaaaaatagatACAAAAACAacattttgtttctcatctaataataaaacataggaaaatatCATTACATTTCAAAAAGTATCAGTAATTTTACCTTGAGCACCGATACTTGTGATGTGGTATCGACACAAAATTACAAGACTATTTTCTTCACTTTCGAAAAATCACATAGGTATTGTTTTTAAAATCTAGATTTGATACCTCTACTCCAGACCATAATAATACAACAGTTTCAAGAATATAATCTATACTAACATAAACACAAACATCATGCATCATTCATCTTATCAAATGGACACCAACAAGTCTTAAATATTGTCCAAAACATCATAATCATGACTAAGTAAGAAACCAATAAAACATACTTTAAGTCCATAAATTCTAAGCAAAATGAACATGTAATCCACTTAATAATCATAGCATATAGCCTACCACATTGCCTTTATTCCTCAAAAcataaataatcaaataaacaCAAACAAATAACTACTAAAGTTTTGGCTTGGATCACCTTTCGAAGACCACACCGCTCACACCAGCACTACTTATCTGCAATAGTTTAAAATGAGtgagtgagcttaacaagctcaatgAATGTTCAGAATAACTACCACACAAACaagtcatcatgcattaacaacaACTAAATGGCGTAATTAACAGTCCCAACTTTAGTGTCATATTATATTTACTCATGCATAACATATTAGTTCATTTTTATGGTAATCGCATTAGCTTTTAAGCATATATCACTTTGCATAACAATCATAAATAATGATAATTTGACACTTGAGGTTATGAAACATAAAGTTGGGCACTATCACCACTCATCGGATACacagatctccaacacaccaaatgactcatagagttgaacatgtcccaaaagtgaagcatatagctaacactctccaacacaccaaacatatCTCGGTGAatagagcttagctcacattcctttATCTCTCCAAAATTGTCCTGAGCCTCAACACCCAAAATCACAACATAAAGTTGACTGCTCATAATCCTATGgtatgccaattatatccaacgGTCTCATAaggtcacaaggccaaaatatccataaTTTTATCACCCATTACTTACCAATTTTTCGCACATATTCAATGCATATTCACAATATTAGCACAATATAATCACTGTTAGTTGGCATGAATAACATGCCTATATATTCTCTTTCACAATAGTCATCACAAGCTTATAACACATGTCATAGCATCACATATACATTCATAGTTCCACATTTGCACAAgcaattgtaacagcccgttttagagtcaaattggaacaatggtttcgggacaaaaaatccgaagtagaaatatttgttCTACTATTtatttaaggtctacagtatgatagaataattgtgtaaaaatttcgttaagaaattttatcaattgagtactcaatttgactagaaggactaaattgcaatatgtgcaaaacttgagttctataagttaaaggtgtctaattgctatgaaaatttaaattggaggtccttaaatggtagttagaccattatattttagtatggacaaaaatggacatggctacgtaaaattttaaagttatgcattaacgacattttagtaatttgtcaaataaagacaaaattaactaaataaaagtatCCATCTTCTCAAATTAGTCCCCCCATAGTCGAAATTCACAAGgagtccatagctagggttttggccacttttaagctcgattgtaagtctgttcttgcctcgtttttaatgttctatgtttCAAAGTTGTCTTAACTTAATCTAGCCTTTCCAAGGACTATTTTGAAGAAGGATTAAAGTTAAAAATTTGACCcatgatgaatatatgtgtattttgatgtttgatggtagaaaatgcatgtttattatttgttaaatgacTTTTTTAAAGTGATTTTCAGTAAAAAGTCAAATAAGGACTTATTTgaaaaattctataaaatgtgtagaaaagtgtgaataaatgaaaattgcaGGCTGTTAGAGTATAAATAACAATCGCCTAGGCTTtggttatgatgaaattgaatgaaattcttTTATGAGCctatggactaaatcgtaaaatgttgaaaagttagggccaaaaatgtaaattttgccataatgtgtttttgggctgaattgaataatttgatgagtaaataa encodes:
- the LOC108488247 gene encoding uncharacterized protein At4g15970-like; translation: MASPRLLARYHRRRYPPSTAVSACCPFAPPRPLPLRDCSFAGMSPPKPSTLIRRAACLFTLLTLSLLMLYTATDSIRFLHLPSASLSSATLVRIFPSYLNNSPSPNPMQHLKEVLGNASMGNNTVILTTLNDAWASTNSVVDLFLKSFMLGDGTHWLLDHLVIIALDKKAYNRCQAVHKHCFSLVTRDVDFQEEAYFMTPNYLKMMWRRIDFLRSVLELGYDFVFTDTDIMWFRDPFLQFFPDADFQIACDHFFGDPDDLNNMPNGGFNYVKSNNRSIAFYKFWYASHETYPGYHDQDVFNKIKFDPLISDIGLKIKFLDTAYFGGLCEPSKDLNLVCTMHANCCYGMDSKLHDLKIMLQDWRAFTSLPPDLKNESVISWRVPQNCSLHSLRHFDSPSPEINVEQEEEN